The Stigmatella ashevillena genomic sequence ACGATGGAGGCCAGGGCCCGGGAGGTGCTCGCCCCGCCCCACATCGAGATGCCGGCCGATGACCGCTCCGGGCTGTATGAAATGATGGTGGAGGCCCGCAAAGCCCTTCAGGACGAGGCGGGGACGAAGGCCATCGCCGCCGAGTGGCTCGGCTTCCTCGAGGCCGAGGCCGCCAAGGCCCCCAACCCGGAGGCGCGCACCGTTTTCGATTCACACCGCATGGTGGCGGCCCTGACGCTGGGAGAGCCTCAGCGGGTGGTGCCCGCCATCGAGCAGAGCGAGCGGGACTTGCCCGGCGACTACAACCCACCCGCGCGGCTCTCCAACCTCTACCGGACGCTGGGACGGCTGGAGGATGCGCTGGCCGCCAGTGGCAGGGCCCTGGACAAGGTCCAGGGAGCGCGGCGGCTGCGCGTTCTGTCCGAGCGCTCCTCCATCCAGGCTGCCCAGGGGAACAAGGAGGCCGCCGTCGCGACACTGGAAGAGGCCCTCGCCTATGCGAAGGCCCTTCCCAAGGCCCAGGTCTCCCAGCGCCAGAGCGAGGCGCTGGAGAAGAAGCTCGCGGAGCTGAAGGCGAAATAGCCCTCAGCGGGCGCCGCGGGTATCGAAGTCGAAGAACTCGATGGACTCGAGCGGCGACTCGTTCAGGGCGCCATCGGTGAAGACGAGGACGGCATCCTCGAACTCGGTCTTTCCCGGGGGGCCCGCAGCATAGGTGAACCGCTTGCCGTTGGTGACCAGGTGCCGGATACCTCCGGTGTGCGCCTCGGGGGGCTGGCCCAGCAGTTCCCGGGCGCGCTTGTCCCGCGTGTGCCCGATGACCTGCGTCAGGCCGAGCGGCAGGTGCAGGGGGTTGAAGCGCCGGCGCGGGCTCTGGCGCGTGCGCTCCGCATCCTCGGGGAGCACGCTGGGTCGGTGGTAGACGATGCCCAGGCCCTCGCCCCGGTCTCGGTTGCCTGGCTGGTAGAGGCCAGGCACGGTGAGCGGGCCGCCCTTCCAGTTCTCCACCGCCGTGTCGAGCGTGTCATTGAGGGCGTACGCCGCCGCGTGGGCATTGTTGTGGCGGTCCTTGGCGATTCCCAGCGCGAGCAGGTCTTCCCGGGTCACCCCCGCGTGGCTGACGAGCAGGCCGGGCGCGGATGCGTAGGCCAGGCGCATGCGCCGCTCGCGCAGCAGGTACGTCACCCACGTGCGTTGCTCCTCCCGGAAGGTGCTGTAGTCCCGGGCGATCAGCTCCGCGCTGTGCACCTGGGGGTAGCGCTGAAGGAACGCCTGCTCCAAAGCCTTGTCGGTGTTCTCCCCCGTGTAGATGCGATCCGCCTCGGCCTGCGCTTCGGCGAAGGTGGCGTCGGTGAAGTCCGCCAGCTCTCCCACGCGGGCGAGATCATGGTTCCCGGCGATGATGGCCACCTGATCCGAGGGCTGCGCGGCCAGCCATGCGAGCAGGTGAAGGGCACTTCGGGCCGCGGCGTCGCGTTCCTCCGGCGGGCCCCAGTCGAAGTGGTCTCCCACCGAGATGAGCTGGGCATCGGGCCGCAGCCACCCGTCCTGGGTGAGCAGATTCCGGCGCTCCAGGAGGGTGAAGAAGCGGTGGATGTCCGTTTGAGGGTCGCCCACGGCGACACGGGGTCTACGGGCAAACGGCGCGAACGAGCCATGCACGGTGCGGGGGGGGCCCGCGGCACATTGCGCGGCGTTGCTCAGAGCGGCTCGGATTCGGGAGGAAGAGGTCACGGTCAAGGAGATTGGAAGAATTTCGCGATGAGGGCCGAGCGGCTTTCGACCCATGCCTTGCTCAGAACGTGGGTGACGTGCACTTCCACCGTCCGCTCCGAACAACCCAGTTGTGCCGCGATGGCCCTATTACTCTGGCCCTGGACAATGTGTTCGAGCACCTGCTCCTCACGGGTGGTGAGCTCCCAGCGCTCGGCGAGAAGGTGGACCCGGGCGCTCGCCTGGGAGCGAGCGCTCTTGTCCACGACGAGGTAGTGCATGGCAAGGCCGGGGACCCGCAGGGCCGTGACGGAGATCTCCGGCGGGGCAGGCTCCCCGCGGAGGTGCCGCTGGACGGCTTCCACGAGGGGCTGAGTGGACTGTTCCGCCAGCGCCCGGCCTGCGCGATTGGCGTGCACCACCTGATGGGCACTGGTGAGCACGAAGGCTGGTTGGCCGAGTGCCTCCAATGCCGCCTCCAGCGCCGAATGGAGCAGCCCCGTCTCCCGGAGCCGCGCCTCCAGCGTCAGCCGCCGCTGGAGCATGGGAACCAGGGTCTGGAACAGACGCTGCTCCCGCGGGGTGAAGGGCTTGGAGCGCAGGGCCCCAATCCAGGAGAGCAGCGCCGGGCCCTCGCAGATGAGCGCCCGCAGCTGGAACATGTTCTCCACGCCCAGCTGGTGGTAGAGCGGCACGCCGCTCTGGCTCACCCGCTCCCGGACGAGCGCTTCCTGCTCCGGCCCGATGCCCAGCCGCTTCCAGGAGGCAGCGCCCGCTTCGTGGAGGGGCGCCTCTTGGGACTCCACCTGTGTGGGAGGGCGGAAGTGCAGCACCCGGTTGCGCTGGGCGCTGGCAGGACGGGCGGGATCGAAGTAACCCCAGGGGCTGGGCCGCTGGCGCAGAAACGTGTCCAGGGTGTCGTACAGCGCTGTTCCGGCGGAGAACCCCGCCGCATGGCAGAAGCCGACCCCGTAATGGTCCACACCCATCGTCACGCCATAGGCCATGGCCCGCTCGGCCCGCAGCCCCTCGCGCAGCGTGTCGGTCAGCGAGTGCAGAACCTCCGCGCCCGCTTCGACCGTGTCGATCTGACGCTGGAGGTCTGCCAGGAATGTCCTATCCCTGGATTCCATTGGATTCACGATTTACCAATATAGCGTGTGCGGGTTTTAGAGGGAGCCCTCCAAAAGTCTGAGGCCCTTCCTTAAACTCTAGAATTCCATGATAGATTGGGAAACAACCCTACGGGTTTTCTTTGAAGAAAACTAATGAATTATAGCGATTAGACTTACCTCTTTAATCGTGTTTCCTCCGCGATTCGCTGCTGCTGGAGGCGTGCGCCGTCACCTGGGCTGCGGGGGGGAACGGCCCTGTATGCTGTGCGTGCGCCATGACCATCGACATCGCCTTCAAGACGCCGGATGCCCTGGTGTTCGCCACGGACGGGCTGGCCACGGTGATGGAGGTGGATGCGCGAGGCCAGGAGCGCTTTCTCTCCAACATGGCCAACGTGGAGAAGCTCGTCCCATTGTCCGGGGGCCGGTTGCTCGCCATGTTCAACGGGGTGGGCTCGATCGGCGGGGGAACCGTGGCCACCTCCCTGCGCGCCTTCGATGATCGTGCTCCGTTGAAGGAGGGGGAGTCCGTTGGGAGCTACGCGAAGCGGTTGCACGCGGCGCTGGAGACCCAGGCCCTGCGCCGGCTGGGGACGTTGCCTCGGCCCTTTCACCTCATTCTCGGAGGCTTCGCGCCGCGGCCCGTGGAAGGGGTAGAACCCCCCGCGCTCTGGTCCATTCAGTGGAGTGTGGATTCGAGCATCCCCACCACGCCCTCTCCGCTCCTGCATACCGAGGAGGAAGGGGGCGGAGAGCGGCACCGCTTCGGGGTCCACTACGCGGGGGTGACCGAGGCCGTGGCCCGCTTCGTGGAGGGGTATGATCCCGTGCTGCCCGAGCGGCTGGCGGTGTTGCTGGCCGGCACGGACGCGGAGGATGGCCCGCCCGGTTTGCTGGAGCAGCTGGCCCAGGAAGCCCGGCGAACGGGAGTTCCCGCGGAGCCCCTGTCCAACGAACAGGCGAGCACGCTGGCCCGGCGCTATGCGCGGCGGGTGCTGCGCGCGGGCTTCTTCTCCTCTCCTCAGGAGCCGCTCTCCGAGCACTTCTCCTTGCAGGCGGCGGTGGATTACTGCGTCTTTCTCGCCCAGTGCGCCTACGCGCGCGAGAACCTCTCGCCGACCCGCCGGGGCGCTCCCCGCGTGGGGAGCACGCTCCAGGTCGCATACCTCGTCCCGGATCGACCCGCGCACTTGCTGGCGGGGATCCGGCTGGGAGTACGTCTTCAAGGCATGGATGGAGGACTGCCGTGAGCACACGCAAACCCCGGAGCAAAGGCCGGGCGGGTTCAGGGAAGGTCCGGGGTTCTGGGAAGGGCAAGGCGGCGGGGGCGGGAAACCCGCCGCGGAGCATGGCGAAGACGGGGGCTCGGAAGCCCGTTCAGGACCCTGCTCAGGAACTGGCCCAGGAGCCGCCTCTTCCTCCCCTTATGCCGGAGCCGACGGCGGCACCCCTGGCGTTCAACAGCCGCACCTCCGAGCTGCTCTCTCCTTCACAGGTCCGCACCGCGGAGGCGGCCGCACTGAAAGGCATCACGGCGCGCCGGGCCTTCCAGGCCATCATGGCCCCGGAGTCCCCTTCCTCCACCGCGGTCTCGGCGCCCCTTCCGGGTGAGCGTGTGGCGCTGTCGTTCGGGCCAGACTCCGGGGACAAGGAGCGGCAGCGGCTGGTGGCCCTGCGCAAGGAGACCGCGAAGCGACCCGTGGTCTCGGTGCGGCCGGATTACTTCGGCACCGCCGAGCACCGCGCCAGCGCGGAGCACCTGGCGAGCCTGCTGTCGGGCAAGTCCGTGTTCGCCCATGCCAGCCGGTCCAGTGCCCGGCAGTCCCACGTGTTGCTGCGCACCGCCGAGGCCCCGTTCGAGCCGGGCGCGCTGCTGGAGCGGGAGGCGCTCACGGTGGCGAGCGCGGACCCGACGTGGCGCGAGCCTTTCCAGGACCGGCTCGAGGATCTGATGGCCCGCTACCGTCCGCTCACGGAGCTGGAGATTCGTCCTGGGCTCACCCTCACGTACGGGGAGGTGGTGGCGCTCGCCGGGGATTACTATGGAACGCCGGAGGAGCTGTCCGAGGAGCTGACCCCCGCCGTGGCCGACGCCATCCGGGGGGTGACGCCCCAGGATGAAGGGACGTTCCTGCTCAACACCCACCGGGGGTGGTTCGATTACGCGAGCCTCGCCAACGAGAACCAGGACCACTTCGCGCCGAGGAGCTGGGGGCGCTACGCCCGGCATCACCGCGAGGCGCTGCTGCTGGCGTTGGACAAGGACCTGGACGCGGCCCTGGTGCGCAACGCCTTCGCCGATCATTTTCTCACGGATGCCTTCGCGTCCGGCCATCTGCGCGTGCCGAGGGATTTGCTGGTCGGGCTCTCCGGCGCGCTTCCCACGCGGAAGATGCACGACGAAGAGAACGTCCAGGGGTTGTGGGTGAGGAGTGCCAGCGGCTTCGTCTGGCGCTCCTACGGAGATGACCACCTGGGCACGAACCCCGTGCACCTGACGCTCACCGCGCACGCGGTGGGGTTGTCCTTGCTGCGCGTCTTCCGGGCTTATCGGATGGAAGGGCGGGCGGCGGCGCCCCTGCGGGCGGCCCTTGAGGAGAGCCCGGAGCCTTCGCTCGCGGCGGGGGAGATGGTGTCGCCGCTCACGCTGCCCTCCTTCCTGGGAGAGGTGGCTGGACTGCCCGGTATCCGGGAGCACCTGCCGGTTCCCCTGGGGAGTACAGAAGAGCCGGACCCCGGTGGGGTGTTGGCCAACTACCCGCCGCAGGTCGGGGTGGGAGGCAAGCGCCGGAAGGCGACGCCTGACTTCGAGGCCTACTTCCGGTTCGAGTGAGGCGGCTCGCTGCTCACAGCGGGCGAAGGGGAGGCCGGTACAGGTCCCGCTCGGTGTCGAGGGGGCGGGAAGCGGCGCCCGAGGCTGCGCCCAGGAACGTGCCCATCACGTGCAGGGCGATCCACCCCCCGGTTCCCAACCCCGAGAAGAGGCGCGACAAGTGGGGCCCCGCCAAGGCGTAAGCGCCCAGGATGATTGCGGGGACCAGCACCGACGTCACCAGCGCTGCCCCCAGCGCCCGCTTCATGCGTCCTGCGTGGTAGCCGCCGAACGCGCCGCCCAGCAGTCCGTTGAAGAGCGGGATGAAGAAGGTGATGAGGCTGATGAGGACCATGGTGGCCACGCTGACCACGAAGGTGTTGTGCTGGAACTGGATGCCCTCGGGCCGGGCGACCACGTCAGGAGGGAGCGTGGCGTAGTCCACGTGGCGGGGAGTCCCGTCGGAAGACCGCAGGGCCTCAAGGGAAATGGGAGCGCGCTCAGACATGTGGAACTCCTGAGGGGCACGGGATGGCTCTCCCCTCGGGCCAAAGATGTGAAGTGCGCTCGGATGGGGCATCCGATGGAACTCGGCTGGGGGCCATGCGGCCTGTGCGGCCGGGGAATGAGATGCCCGGGGCAAGGAGGGAGGGCGGGAGCGGCACCGGCGCTTGCCCTGCCGCCCGCTCCGTAGGAGGGTAGTGGCATCTTCTCCCGTGGGATGGATCCTTCATGAGCCTTCGCCGTGCTTCGCTGAGCGTCGTCCTTCTTTGCCTGGGCCTGTCGTCTGCCTGTGCGCTGCGCCCCCGCTACGGGGATGTGGTGGCTTCAGAGGCTGTGGCCCGCTCGGCGCAGACCCCGGCAGTGACGATGCGTCTGCTGGATGCGTCATCGGGCCGCCCCATTCCAGGCGCTCGGGTTCTGGCCAGCAGAGGGCGGGCGCAACTGTCCGTGGTCAGCAACGAGGAGGGGCTTGTCACCTTGCCCGTGTCCAAGGCCCTGGCTGACGAGAACCCCTTGATGGAGGTCGTGCTCCCGAAGGGCGTGAAGCGGTACCGGTTCGAGGAAGTCCGGTCTGAGGTCCCCCCGGCGCCGCCTGCGGCAACCCCCGTGGAGACGGCTCCCCCAGCGGAAGCCGCTCCAGGGACGGGGACCTAACCCAGCTTGGCGTGAAGGAACTCCACCGTTCGCCGCCATGCCGTCTCGGCATTCTGCGGTGAGTAGACCTCGGGACGCGTGTCGTTGAAGAAGGCGTGCTGGGCGGCGTAGCGGTGGATCTCCACGGGCACGTTCGCTCCCTTCAGCTTCTTCTCCAGGGCGTTCACCCGGTCCGGAGAGCAGAAGTCGTCCTGGTTGGCGTAGTGGCCCAGGACGGACGCCCGGATCTTCGTCACATCCGCCTTGTCATCGCCCGGGATGCCGTAGAAGGGAACGCAGGCGGCGATGTCCGGATCCTTCGCCGCGGCGAAGAGGGCGATGCCGCCGCCCAGGCAGAAGCCGGTAATCCCCACCTTCGTTCCCGGCCGACGCTGGCGGAGGGCTTCGGCCGCGCGGCGCAGGTCCACTTCCGCCTGTTTCCAGTCGAGCGCGCCCATGTATTGCTGGGCGGTGGTGGGGTCCTTGGCCACCTTGCCCTGGAAGAGGTCCACCGCGAAGACGGTGAAGCCCTCCTTGGCCAGGCGGTCCGCCACGCCGCGAATGTGGCCGTTCAGCCCCCACCATTCATGAACGAGGAGGACAGCGCCGGGGGCCTGGCCTCCTGGCGCCTCGCTCAGATAGCCCGGCAGTTCGGCTCCGTCCTTCGAGGTCAACTTCGTGCTCTCCGCCATCGGTCATCCTCCTGGGGGTGAAAGGAGGCAGCACCTTAAAGGGCGCGGGCCCTCTTTCTGCTCGGAGAAGCGGGAGACCTCCGGGGAAGTGTCGTTCACGAGACCTGCCGCTCGCCGCGAAGGGGAAGGGCCTGGCGTTGGCAGGTGGGCACAGGTGAGCCAGATTGAGGGGAACGGGGAGGTTCCATGTCGAAGGCATTCACCAAGGAAGACAGCGGAGGGGGCGAAGACCTCGTCCTTCCCAGGCCCCGTCCACCCTCGGGAGACAAGCGCTACATCACTCCGGAAGGCTACCGAGCACTCCAGGAAGAGCTGGCCCGGCTCCTAGGGCCTGGGGCAGGCGAGGAAGGGCAGGAGGCGTGGGGCGCCGCCGATCGCAAACGGGAGCGAGAGCGGCGTGCGCACCTCCTCACGGAGACCTTGGAGGAGGTGCGGGTGGTGGCCCCCGAGCCTTCTCAAGAAGGCCGTGTCTTCTTCGGTGCTTGGGTGACGTTGGAAGACGAGGAGGCAGCGGAGGTGACCTACCGCATCGTCGGGCCGGATGAGGCGGACGTGAAGGCCGGACGGTTGAGTGTGGAGTCCCCCCTGGCGCGGGCCCTGCTGGGCAAGGAGGTCGGTGAAGCCGTGCAGGTGGAGCGGCCTCGCGGCACGGTGGAGTACACCATCGCTCGGGTGGCCTACACGCCTCCGTCGCACTGAGAGGCGGGCGGCACGGAAGGTCAGCAGCGCGTTCCCAGGGCACGGCGCTCGGCCTCCCCCAGCGGGTCGAGCAGGAAGAGGAGCAGGGTCCGTGTAGGTCCAGGTGTGAGGCCCCCATCGCGCACCCGGCGATGGAGCTGGAAGCGGCCCTCGCCCAGCAGGGCACCTACAAGGGGGGTCCAGAGCAGGTCCTGGGCGGAGGGCTGCTTGTGGAAGGCCTCGACACCGTACTCCCAGGCGGTGGAGGCCAGGGTCGTGGCCAGGAGGGAAGGCCCCGGGCCGTGGCCGCACTGACGGCTGCGCGCATAGACCTCGGCGCCAAAGAGGCCGTGGCCCACCGTGTTGATGAGCCAGCGGTCCCCATCCCACTCCAGCGCGCGTTGGTCTGCATCGAAGAGGGGAGGGCGCGAGTAGCTGAGGCGTAGCTGGCGGAAGTTCTCCCGGAAACGGCTGGGGTCGAAGTCGCGAGGCCAGAGCAGCGAGAGCGAGGTGCGCATGGCGGCCATGAGGCCGGCGGCGTGGGCCGCGGGCACGAGCCAGGTGCGAACGGGCGCGTCCGGGACGGTCACGGCGGCGGGGGCAGGCGCCTCCCGGGGCGAGGGGGAGGGTTCCAGGGAGGAGGACAGCGCCATCGCTAGGAGCAGACCAGACATCATGAGGAGAATCCTATCGAGGAGCGCCTCGCATTCGCTTCGCGGCGGCAGGCAGACGCCCTTCTCCCGAGAGTGTGGAGAAGGCCCTTTCCGCGAGGGCCGTCCTCCTGCGTCAAGGGGCACAAGCGGGTGTCGCTCGGCACCCGCTGGGGGTGAACCCTTACCCAGAATTCCAGCGGGCAATGACATCCAAATTGAGAAGTCTCAGCCTGTTTTTTGTTAGCGATTCATGCTCCAGCGTCAACGTCAGCCCCGTTACAGTGTTTCTCGCGCTGGAGAGGAATTGCCTCGGCCGAGGGGGGATCCACGGGCCAGCGCCACCCGCTTCGATTCGACAGCAAGGAGAAGACAATCATGGGCCTGCACTTCAACAAGAGCTGGAAGATTCTGGTCGGAACGTTTGGTTTGGCTTTGGTGGGCTGCGGAGGGGCTGTTGGGGAATCCGCGGAGGCCTTGGGACAGGCCACGCAGGGCATCGATGGAGACATCACCCTGACGCTCAACGGAGGGGCAGAGCTGAACCTGGAGTGTGGTGTGAGCACCTGGTCAGATCCGGGCGCCACGGCCACCGATGGTGCCGGCGCGCCGCTGTCAGTCCAAACATATAATTCGGGCAGTGATGCATACGGTCCAGGACCGCAAGCGGGTTCCGAGGGGACGTACTACGTGTCGTATCTGGCCCAGGACGCTAACTGGAACCTCGCGGAGGCGGTCAGGACTGTCATCGTGAGCGATACCCAGGCCCCCACGCTGACGCTCGTGGGCGAGACGGACATCGTCCACACGTGCGGCAGCAACTGGGCGGAGCCGGGCTACAGCGCTTCGGATGCCTGCTACGGGAGCCTGACGTCGTCCGTGGCCGTCACCGGCGGCGTGAACGGCTGGACGGAAGGGACGTACACGGTGGCGTACGCGGTGCAGGACAGCGCCGGCCACCTCACCACGGCGTCGCGCACCGTGACGGTCGTCGATTGCCCCGTCTATGAGTAGCCGCTTGCCCTTC encodes the following:
- a CDS encoding metallophosphoesterase, with amino-acid sequence MGDPQTDIHRFFTLLERRNLLTQDGWLRPDAQLISVGDHFDWGPPEERDAAARSALHLLAWLAAQPSDQVAIIAGNHDLARVGELADFTDATFAEAQAEADRIYTGENTDKALEQAFLQRYPQVHSAELIARDYSTFREEQRTWVTYLLRERRMRLAYASAPGLLVSHAGVTREDLLALGIAKDRHNNAHAAAYALNDTLDTAVENWKGGPLTVPGLYQPGNRDRGEGLGIVYHRPSVLPEDAERTRQSPRRRFNPLHLPLGLTQVIGHTRDKRARELLGQPPEAHTGGIRHLVTNGKRFTYAAGPPGKTEFEDAVLVFTDGALNESPLESIEFFDFDTRGAR
- a CDS encoding DUF3943 domain-containing protein, with amino-acid sequence MMSGLLLAMALSSSLEPSPSPREAPAPAAVTVPDAPVRTWLVPAAHAAGLMAAMRTSLSLLWPRDFDPSRFRENFRQLRLSYSRPPLFDADQRALEWDGDRWLINTVGHGLFGAEVYARSRQCGHGPGPSLLATTLASTAWEYGVEAFHKQPSAQDLLWTPLVGALLGEGRFQLHRRVRDGGLTPGPTRTLLLFLLDPLGEAERRALGTRC
- a CDS encoding GreA/GreB family elongation factor, coding for MSKAFTKEDSGGGEDLVLPRPRPPSGDKRYITPEGYRALQEELARLLGPGAGEEGQEAWGAADRKRERERRAHLLTETLEEVRVVAPEPSQEGRVFFGAWVTLEDEEAAEVTYRIVGPDEADVKAGRLSVESPLARALLGKEVGEAVQVERPRGTVEYTIARVAYTPPSH
- a CDS encoding DUF5011 domain-containing protein, coding for MGLHFNKSWKILVGTFGLALVGCGGAVGESAEALGQATQGIDGDITLTLNGGAELNLECGVSTWSDPGATATDGAGAPLSVQTYNSGSDAYGPGPQAGSEGTYYVSYLAQDANWNLAEAVRTVIVSDTQAPTLTLVGETDIVHTCGSNWAEPGYSASDACYGSLTSSVAVTGGVNGWTEGTYTVAYAVQDSAGHLTTASRTVTVVDCPVYE
- a CDS encoding LuxR C-terminal-related transcriptional regulator translates to MESRDRTFLADLQRQIDTVEAGAEVLHSLTDTLREGLRAERAMAYGVTMGVDHYGVGFCHAAGFSAGTALYDTLDTFLRQRPSPWGYFDPARPASAQRNRVLHFRPPTQVESQEAPLHEAGAASWKRLGIGPEQEALVRERVSQSGVPLYHQLGVENMFQLRALICEGPALLSWIGALRSKPFTPREQRLFQTLVPMLQRRLTLEARLRETGLLHSALEAALEALGQPAFVLTSAHQVVHANRAGRALAEQSTQPLVEAVQRHLRGEPAPPEISVTALRVPGLAMHYLVVDKSARSQASARVHLLAERWELTTREEQVLEHIVQGQSNRAIAAQLGCSERTVEVHVTHVLSKAWVESRSALIAKFFQSP
- a CDS encoding dienelactone hydrolase family protein, coding for MAESTKLTSKDGAELPGYLSEAPGGQAPGAVLLVHEWWGLNGHIRGVADRLAKEGFTVFAVDLFQGKVAKDPTTAQQYMGALDWKQAEVDLRRAAEALRQRRPGTKVGITGFCLGGGIALFAAAKDPDIAACVPFYGIPGDDKADVTKIRASVLGHYANQDDFCSPDRVNALEKKLKGANVPVEIHRYAAQHAFFNDTRPEVYSPQNAETAWRRTVEFLHAKLG